One Solanum lycopersicum chromosome 2, SLM_r2.1 genomic region harbors:
- the LOC101249705 gene encoding uncharacterized protein isoform X47: MDYDRSTWVFGANLFCKQQNPKRKPEMPISRIRRAMKSNDQVKMVSATSTVLLSKAIEMLIMDLTLRAWMQADKGKCRTLKRYDFARAIRDEELFDFLSDIVPLQTYKVQKDANDGQGNEPHPAYQVLEPSNIPVEEDANGSQGNEFHPAGQMVQHQKILVEEANDVQGNKFDLANRMVQPHNVPCNFQVQVQANDGEGYEVHPAYQMVEPNKTSLPCQFQVLKVANDGQGNESNPAYQLVQPNDIAVEEDLNGSQGNEFHPVCQMVQPNNIPASFISHRGIPVPLVDLFPEFEFNSHDLLMEEANDVQGNKFHLANQMVQLQNIPVQGEENDGQGNEFEPASNVQPDNIPLLYQFHVRGEENDAQGNEFNQAFNVQPNNIPVRGGENDYQGNEFEPPSNVQPIYIPQLYQFQVRGEENDGQGNEFDPASNVLPNNNPQLYQFQVRGEENDGQDNEFEPASNVQPNNIPLYQFQVRGEENDGQGNEFNQTSNVFNIPLLYQFQVRGEENGGQGNEFNQAFNVQPDNIPQLYQFQVRGGENDYQGNEFEPPSNVQPINIPLYQFQVRGEENVGQGNEFDPASNVQPNNILLQQLYQFQVRGEENDGQGNEFNQASNVFDIPLLYQFQVRGEENDGQGNEFNQAFNVQPDNIPLYQFQVRGGENDYQGNEFEPPSNVQPINIPLQQLYQFQVRGGEKDYQGNEFEPPSNVQPINIPVQAEANDGQGNEFHPTYQMGQPNNIPASFIIPEPLMLPPLINSSPEPEFDIGEFLMDIEEGL; this comes from the exons ATGGACTATGATCGATCAACTTGGGTGTTTGGCGCCAATTTATTCTGCAAACAACAAA ATCCAAAGAGAAAACCTGAGATGCCCATTTCAAGGATCAGACGGGCTATGAAGTCAAATGATCAAGTAAAG ATGGTTAGCGCAACTTCTACGGTTCTGTTATCGAAGGCAATTGAGATGCTTATTATGGACCTCACCTTACGTGCGTGGATGCAAGCTGATAAAGGCAAATGTCGAACTCTGAAGCGTTATGACTTTGCTAGGGCGATAAGGGATGAAGAGCTTTTCGATTTCCTCTCTGACATCGTTCCACTCCAGACCTATAAG GTGCAAAAGGACGCAAATGATGGCCAAGGAAATGAACCTCACCCAGCTTATCAAGTGCTTGAACCTAGTAACATTCCA GTAGAAGAGGATGCGAATGGTAGCCAAGGAAATGAGTTTCACCCGGCTGGCCAAATGGTTCAGCATCAGAAAATTCTA GTGGAAGAGGCAAATGATGTCCAAGGAAATAAATTTGACTTGGCTAATCGTATGGTTCAGCCTCATAACGTTCCA TGCAACTTTCAGGTGCAGGTCCAGGCAAATGATGGTGAAGGATATGAAGTTCACCCAGCTTATCAAATGGTTGAACCTAATAAGACTTCA CTACCATGCCAATTTCAGGTACTTAAGGTGGCAAATGATGGCCAAGGAAATGAATCTAACCCTGCTTATCAATTGGTTCAACCTAATGACATTGCT GTGGAAGAGGACTTGAATGGTAGCCAAGGAAATGAATTTCACCCGGTTTGTCAAATGGTTCAGCCTAATAACATTCCA GCTTCTTTTATCAGTCACCGAGGAATTCCAGTGCCTCTGGTTGATTTATTTCCTGAATTTGAGTTCAATAGTCATGATCTTTTAATGGAAGAGGCAAATGATGTGCAAGGAAATAAATTTCACCTTGCTAATCAAATGGTTCAGCTTCAGAACATTCCA GTGCAAGGAGAAGAAAATGATGGCCAAGGCAATGAATTTGAGCCAGCTTCCAATGTTCAGCCTGATAACATTCCG TTGCTGTACCAATTTCATGTGCGAGGGGAAGAAAATGATGCCCAAGGCAATGAATTTAACCAAGCTTTTAATGTTCAGCCTAATAACATTCCG GTGCGAGGGGGAGAAAATGATTACCAAGGCAATGAATTTGAGCCACCTTCTAATGTTCAGCCTATTTACATTCCG CAGTTGTACCAATTTCAGGTGCGAGGGGAAGAAAATGATGGCCAAGGCAATGAATTTGACCCAGCTTCTAATGTTTTGCCTAATAACAATCCG CAGCTGTATCAATTTCAGGTGCGAGGGGAAGAAAATGATGGCCAAGACAATGAATTTGAGCCAGCTTCTAATGTTCAGCCTAATAACATTCCG CTGTACCAATTTCAGGTGCGAGGGGAAGAAAATGATGGCCAAGGCAATGAATTTAACCAAACTTCTAATGTTTTTAACATTCCG TTGCTGTACCAATTTCAGGTGCGAGGGGAAGAAAATGGTGGCCAAGGCAATGAGTTTAACCAAGCTTTTAATGTACAGCCTGATAACATTCCG CAACTGTACCAATTTCAGGTGCGAGGGGGAGAAAATGATTACCAAGGCAATGAATTTGAGCCACCTTCTAATGTTCAGCCTATTAACATTCCG TTGTACCAATTTCAGGTGCGAGGGGAAGAAAATGTTGGCCAAGGCAATGAATTTGACCCAGCTTCTAATGTTCAGCCTAATAACATTCTG CTGCAGCAGCTGTACCAATTTCAGGTGCGAGGGGAAGAAAATGATGGCCAAGGCAATGAATTTAACCAAGCTTCTAATGTTTTTGACATTCCG TTGCTGTACCAATTTCAGGTGCGAGGGGAAGAAAATGATGGCCAAGGCAATGAATTTAACCAAGCTTTTAATGTTCAGCCTGATAACATTCCG CTATACCAGTTTCAGGTGCGAGGGGGAGAAAATGATTACCAAGGCAATGAATTTGAGCCACCTTCTAATGTTCAGCCTATTAACATTCCG CTGCAGCAGCTGTACCAATTTCAGGTGCGAGGGGGAGAAAAAGATTACCAAGGCAATGAATTTGAGCCACCTTCTAATGTTCAGCCTATTAACATTCCG GTGCAGGCGGAGGCAAATGATGGCCAAGGAAATGAATTTCACCCAACTTATCAAATGGGTCAACCTAATAACATCCCA GCTTCTTTCATCATTCCAGAGCCTCTCATGCTACCACCTCTGATCAATTCATCCCCTGAACCTGAGTTTGACATAGGTGAATTTTTAATGGACATTGAGGAGGGACTTTAA
- the LOC101249705 gene encoding uncharacterized protein isoform X44, which produces MDYDRSTWVFGANLFCKQQNPKRKPEMPISRIRRAMKSNDQVKMVSATSTVLLSKAIEMLIMDLTLRAWMQADKGKCRTLKRYDFARAIRDEELFDFLSDIVPLQTYKVQKDANDGQGNEPHPAYQVLEPSNIPLKYQFQVEEDANGSQGNEFHPAGQMVQHQKILVEEANDVQGNKFDLANRMVQPHNVPCNFQVQVQANDGEGYEVHPAYQMVEPNKTSLPCQFQVLKVANDGQGNESNPAYQLVQPNDIAYQFQVEEDLNGSQGNEFHPVCQMVQPNNIPASFISHRGIPVPLVDLFPEFEFNSHDLLMEEANDVQGNKFHLANQMVQLQNIPVQGEENDGQGNEFEPASNVQPDNIPLQLLYQFHVRGEENDAQGNEFNQAFNVQPNNIPLQQLYQFQVRGGENDYQGNEFEPPSNVQPIYIPLQQLYQFQVRGEENDGQGNEFDPASNVLPNNNPQLYQFQVRGEENDGQDNEFEPASNVQPNNIPLYQFQVRGEENDGQGNEFNQTSNVFNIPLQLLYQFQVRGEENGGQGNEFNQAFNVQPDNIPLQQLYQFQVRGGENDYQGNEFEPPSNVQPINIPLQQLYQFQVRGEENVGQGNEFDPASNVQPNNILLQQLYQFQVRGEENDGQGNEFNQASNVFDIPLQLLYQFQVRGEENDGQGNEFNQAFNVQPDNIPLQQLYQFQVRGGENDYQGNEFEPPSNVQPINIPLQQLYQFQVRGGEKDYQGNEFEPPSNVQPINIPFQVQAEANDGQGNEFHPTYQMGQPNNIPASFIIPEPLMLPPLINSSPEPEFDIGEFLMDIEEGL; this is translated from the exons ATGGACTATGATCGATCAACTTGGGTGTTTGGCGCCAATTTATTCTGCAAACAACAAA ATCCAAAGAGAAAACCTGAGATGCCCATTTCAAGGATCAGACGGGCTATGAAGTCAAATGATCAAGTAAAG ATGGTTAGCGCAACTTCTACGGTTCTGTTATCGAAGGCAATTGAGATGCTTATTATGGACCTCACCTTACGTGCGTGGATGCAAGCTGATAAAGGCAAATGTCGAACTCTGAAGCGTTATGACTTTGCTAGGGCGATAAGGGATGAAGAGCTTTTCGATTTCCTCTCTGACATCGTTCCACTCCAGACCTATAAG GTGCAAAAGGACGCAAATGATGGCCAAGGAAATGAACCTCACCCAGCTTATCAAGTGCTTGAACCTAGTAACATTCCA CTGAAGTACCAATTTCAGGTAGAAGAGGATGCGAATGGTAGCCAAGGAAATGAGTTTCACCCGGCTGGCCAAATGGTTCAGCATCAGAAAATTCTA GTGGAAGAGGCAAATGATGTCCAAGGAAATAAATTTGACTTGGCTAATCGTATGGTTCAGCCTCATAACGTTCCA TGCAACTTTCAGGTGCAGGTCCAGGCAAATGATGGTGAAGGATATGAAGTTCACCCAGCTTATCAAATGGTTGAACCTAATAAGACTTCA CTACCATGCCAATTTCAGGTACTTAAGGTGGCAAATGATGGCCAAGGAAATGAATCTAACCCTGCTTATCAATTGGTTCAACCTAATGACATTGCT TACCAATTTCAGGTGGAAGAGGACTTGAATGGTAGCCAAGGAAATGAATTTCACCCGGTTTGTCAAATGGTTCAGCCTAATAACATTCCA GCTTCTTTTATCAGTCACCGAGGAATTCCAGTGCCTCTGGTTGATTTATTTCCTGAATTTGAGTTCAATAGTCATGATCTTTTAATGGAAGAGGCAAATGATGTGCAAGGAAATAAATTTCACCTTGCTAATCAAATGGTTCAGCTTCAGAACATTCCA GTGCAAGGAGAAGAAAATGATGGCCAAGGCAATGAATTTGAGCCAGCTTCCAATGTTCAGCCTGATAACATTCCG CTGCAGTTGCTGTACCAATTTCATGTGCGAGGGGAAGAAAATGATGCCCAAGGCAATGAATTTAACCAAGCTTTTAATGTTCAGCCTAATAACATTCCG CTACAGCAGCTGTACCAATTTCAGGTGCGAGGGGGAGAAAATGATTACCAAGGCAATGAATTTGAGCCACCTTCTAATGTTCAGCCTATTTACATTCCG CTGCAGCAGTTGTACCAATTTCAGGTGCGAGGGGAAGAAAATGATGGCCAAGGCAATGAATTTGACCCAGCTTCTAATGTTTTGCCTAATAACAATCCG CAGCTGTATCAATTTCAGGTGCGAGGGGAAGAAAATGATGGCCAAGACAATGAATTTGAGCCAGCTTCTAATGTTCAGCCTAATAACATTCCG CTGTACCAATTTCAGGTGCGAGGGGAAGAAAATGATGGCCAAGGCAATGAATTTAACCAAACTTCTAATGTTTTTAACATTCCG CTGCAGTTGCTGTACCAATTTCAGGTGCGAGGGGAAGAAAATGGTGGCCAAGGCAATGAGTTTAACCAAGCTTTTAATGTACAGCCTGATAACATTCCG CTGCAGCAACTGTACCAATTTCAGGTGCGAGGGGGAGAAAATGATTACCAAGGCAATGAATTTGAGCCACCTTCTAATGTTCAGCCTATTAACATTCCG CTGCAGCAGTTGTACCAATTTCAGGTGCGAGGGGAAGAAAATGTTGGCCAAGGCAATGAATTTGACCCAGCTTCTAATGTTCAGCCTAATAACATTCTG CTGCAGCAGCTGTACCAATTTCAGGTGCGAGGGGAAGAAAATGATGGCCAAGGCAATGAATTTAACCAAGCTTCTAATGTTTTTGACATTCCG CTGCAGTTGCTGTACCAATTTCAGGTGCGAGGGGAAGAAAATGATGGCCAAGGCAATGAATTTAACCAAGCTTTTAATGTTCAGCCTGATAACATTCCG CTGCAGCAGCTATACCAGTTTCAGGTGCGAGGGGGAGAAAATGATTACCAAGGCAATGAATTTGAGCCACCTTCTAATGTTCAGCCTATTAACATTCCG CTGCAGCAGCTGTACCAATTTCAGGTGCGAGGGGGAGAAAAAGATTACCAAGGCAATGAATTTGAGCCACCTTCTAATGTTCAGCCTATTAACATTCCG TTTCAGGTGCAGGCGGAGGCAAATGATGGCCAAGGAAATGAATTTCACCCAACTTATCAAATGGGTCAACCTAATAACATCCCA GCTTCTTTCATCATTCCAGAGCCTCTCATGCTACCACCTCTGATCAATTCATCCCCTGAACCTGAGTTTGACATAGGTGAATTTTTAATGGACATTGAGGAGGGACTTTAA
- the LOC101249705 gene encoding uncharacterized protein isoform X9: protein MIQYREDMHFDSSLMELPESSSALPSELQRPICMHSSMPSNNKIQQDEDERDPKFMQLLKENLSCFWNQQKEEILRADPKRKPEMPISRIRRAMKSNDQVKMVSATSTVLLSKAIEMLIMDLTLRAWMQADKGKCRTLKRYDFARAIRDEELFDFLSDIVPLQTYKVQKDANDGQGNEPHPAYQVLEPSNIPVEEDANGSQGNEFHPAGQMVQHQKILVEEANDVQGNKFDLANRMVQPHNVPCNFQVQVQANDGEGYEVHPAYQMVEPNKTSLPCQFQVLKVANDGQGNESNPAYQLVQPNDIAYQFQVEEDLNGSQGNEFHPVCQMVQPNNIPASFISHRGIPVPLVDLFPEFEFNSHDLLMEEANDVQGNKFHLANQMVQLQNIPVQGEENDGQGNEFEPASNVQPDNIPLQLLYQFHVRGEENDAQGNEFNQAFNVQPNNIPLQQLYQFQVRGGENDYQGNEFEPPSNVQPIYIPLQQLYQFQVRGEENDGQGNEFDPASNVLPNNNPQLYQFQVRGEENDGQDNEFEPASNVQPNNIPLYQFQVRGEENDGQGNEFNQTSNVFNIPLQLLYQFQVRGEENGGQGNEFNQAFNVQPDNIPLQQLYQFQVRGGENDYQGNEFEPPSNVQPINIPLQQLYQFQVRGEENVGQGNEFDPASNVQPNNILLQQLYQFQVRGEENDGQGNEFNQASNVFDIPLQLLYQFQVRGEENDGQGNEFNQAFNVQPDNIPLQQLYQFQVRGGENDYQGNEFEPPSNVQPINIPLQQLYQFQVRGGEKDYQGNEFEPPSNVQPINIPFQVQAEANDGQGNEFHPTYQMGQPNNIPASFIIPEPLMLPPLINSSPEPEFDIGEFLMDIEEGL from the exons ATGATCCAATATAGAGAAGACATGCATTTCGATAGTTCGTTAATGGAACTCCCAGAATCCTCATCAGCACTACCTTCAGAATTACAAAGACCGATTTGTATGCATAGCTCTATGCCAAGTAACAACAAAATTCAGCAG GATGAAGATGAAAGGGATCCAAAGTTTATGCAATTGCTAAAAGAAAATCTCTCCTGTTTCTGGAATCAACAAAAGGAAGAAATTCTACGTGCAG ATCCAAAGAGAAAACCTGAGATGCCCATTTCAAGGATCAGACGGGCTATGAAGTCAAATGATCAAGTAAAG ATGGTTAGCGCAACTTCTACGGTTCTGTTATCGAAGGCAATTGAGATGCTTATTATGGACCTCACCTTACGTGCGTGGATGCAAGCTGATAAAGGCAAATGTCGAACTCTGAAGCGTTATGACTTTGCTAGGGCGATAAGGGATGAAGAGCTTTTCGATTTCCTCTCTGACATCGTTCCACTCCAGACCTATAAG GTGCAAAAGGACGCAAATGATGGCCAAGGAAATGAACCTCACCCAGCTTATCAAGTGCTTGAACCTAGTAACATTCCA GTAGAAGAGGATGCGAATGGTAGCCAAGGAAATGAGTTTCACCCGGCTGGCCAAATGGTTCAGCATCAGAAAATTCTA GTGGAAGAGGCAAATGATGTCCAAGGAAATAAATTTGACTTGGCTAATCGTATGGTTCAGCCTCATAACGTTCCA TGCAACTTTCAGGTGCAGGTCCAGGCAAATGATGGTGAAGGATATGAAGTTCACCCAGCTTATCAAATGGTTGAACCTAATAAGACTTCA CTACCATGCCAATTTCAGGTACTTAAGGTGGCAAATGATGGCCAAGGAAATGAATCTAACCCTGCTTATCAATTGGTTCAACCTAATGACATTGCT TACCAATTTCAGGTGGAAGAGGACTTGAATGGTAGCCAAGGAAATGAATTTCACCCGGTTTGTCAAATGGTTCAGCCTAATAACATTCCA GCTTCTTTTATCAGTCACCGAGGAATTCCAGTGCCTCTGGTTGATTTATTTCCTGAATTTGAGTTCAATAGTCATGATCTTTTAATGGAAGAGGCAAATGATGTGCAAGGAAATAAATTTCACCTTGCTAATCAAATGGTTCAGCTTCAGAACATTCCA GTGCAAGGAGAAGAAAATGATGGCCAAGGCAATGAATTTGAGCCAGCTTCCAATGTTCAGCCTGATAACATTCCG CTGCAGTTGCTGTACCAATTTCATGTGCGAGGGGAAGAAAATGATGCCCAAGGCAATGAATTTAACCAAGCTTTTAATGTTCAGCCTAATAACATTCCG CTACAGCAGCTGTACCAATTTCAGGTGCGAGGGGGAGAAAATGATTACCAAGGCAATGAATTTGAGCCACCTTCTAATGTTCAGCCTATTTACATTCCG CTGCAGCAGTTGTACCAATTTCAGGTGCGAGGGGAAGAAAATGATGGCCAAGGCAATGAATTTGACCCAGCTTCTAATGTTTTGCCTAATAACAATCCG CAGCTGTATCAATTTCAGGTGCGAGGGGAAGAAAATGATGGCCAAGACAATGAATTTGAGCCAGCTTCTAATGTTCAGCCTAATAACATTCCG CTGTACCAATTTCAGGTGCGAGGGGAAGAAAATGATGGCCAAGGCAATGAATTTAACCAAACTTCTAATGTTTTTAACATTCCG CTGCAGTTGCTGTACCAATTTCAGGTGCGAGGGGAAGAAAATGGTGGCCAAGGCAATGAGTTTAACCAAGCTTTTAATGTACAGCCTGATAACATTCCG CTGCAGCAACTGTACCAATTTCAGGTGCGAGGGGGAGAAAATGATTACCAAGGCAATGAATTTGAGCCACCTTCTAATGTTCAGCCTATTAACATTCCG CTGCAGCAGTTGTACCAATTTCAGGTGCGAGGGGAAGAAAATGTTGGCCAAGGCAATGAATTTGACCCAGCTTCTAATGTTCAGCCTAATAACATTCTG CTGCAGCAGCTGTACCAATTTCAGGTGCGAGGGGAAGAAAATGATGGCCAAGGCAATGAATTTAACCAAGCTTCTAATGTTTTTGACATTCCG CTGCAGTTGCTGTACCAATTTCAGGTGCGAGGGGAAGAAAATGATGGCCAAGGCAATGAATTTAACCAAGCTTTTAATGTTCAGCCTGATAACATTCCG CTGCAGCAGCTATACCAGTTTCAGGTGCGAGGGGGAGAAAATGATTACCAAGGCAATGAATTTGAGCCACCTTCTAATGTTCAGCCTATTAACATTCCG CTGCAGCAGCTGTACCAATTTCAGGTGCGAGGGGGAGAAAAAGATTACCAAGGCAATGAATTTGAGCCACCTTCTAATGTTCAGCCTATTAACATTCCG TTTCAGGTGCAGGCGGAGGCAAATGATGGCCAAGGAAATGAATTTCACCCAACTTATCAAATGGGTCAACCTAATAACATCCCA GCTTCTTTCATCATTCCAGAGCCTCTCATGCTACCACCTCTGATCAATTCATCCCCTGAACCTGAGTTTGACATAGGTGAATTTTTAATGGACATTGAGGAGGGACTTTAA
- the LOC101249705 gene encoding uncharacterized protein isoform X33 gives MIQYREDMHFDSSLMELPESSSALPSELQRPICMHSSMPSNNKIQQDEDERDPKFMQLLKENLSCFWNQQKEEILRADPKRKPEMPISRIRRAMKSNDQVKMVSATSTVLLSKAIEMLIMDLTLRAWMQADKGKCRTLKRYDFARAIRDEELFDFLSDIVPLQTYKVQKDANDGQGNEPHPAYQVLEPSNIPVEEDANGSQGNEFHPAGQMVQHQKILVEEANDVQGNKFDLANRMVQPHNVPCNFQVQVQANDGEGYEVHPAYQMVEPNKTSVLKVANDGQGNESNPAYQLVQPNDIAVEEDLNGSQGNEFHPVCQMVQPNNIPASFISHRGIPVPLVDLFPEFEFNSHDLLMEEANDVQGNKFHLANQMVQLQNIPVQGEENDGQGNEFEPASNVQPDNIPLQLLYQFHVRGEENDAQGNEFNQAFNVQPNNIPLQQLYQFQVRGGENDYQGNEFEPPSNVQPIYIPLQQLYQFQVRGEENDGQGNEFDPASNVLPNNNPQLYQFQVRGEENDGQDNEFEPASNVQPNNIPLYQFQVRGEENDGQGNEFNQTSNVFNIPLQLLYQFQVRGEENGGQGNEFNQAFNVQPDNIPLQQLYQFQVRGGENDYQGNEFEPPSNVQPINIPLQQLYQFQVRGEENVGQGNEFDPASNVQPNNILLQQLYQFQVRGEENDGQGNEFNQASNVFDIPLQLLYQFQVRGEENDGQGNEFNQAFNVQPDNIPLQQLYQFQVRGGENDYQGNEFEPPSNVQPINIPLQQLYQFQVRGGEKDYQGNEFEPPSNVQPINIPFQVQAEANDGQGNEFHPTYQMGQPNNIPASFIIPEPLMLPPLINSSPEPEFDIGEFLMDIEEGL, from the exons ATGATCCAATATAGAGAAGACATGCATTTCGATAGTTCGTTAATGGAACTCCCAGAATCCTCATCAGCACTACCTTCAGAATTACAAAGACCGATTTGTATGCATAGCTCTATGCCAAGTAACAACAAAATTCAGCAG GATGAAGATGAAAGGGATCCAAAGTTTATGCAATTGCTAAAAGAAAATCTCTCCTGTTTCTGGAATCAACAAAAGGAAGAAATTCTACGTGCAG ATCCAAAGAGAAAACCTGAGATGCCCATTTCAAGGATCAGACGGGCTATGAAGTCAAATGATCAAGTAAAG ATGGTTAGCGCAACTTCTACGGTTCTGTTATCGAAGGCAATTGAGATGCTTATTATGGACCTCACCTTACGTGCGTGGATGCAAGCTGATAAAGGCAAATGTCGAACTCTGAAGCGTTATGACTTTGCTAGGGCGATAAGGGATGAAGAGCTTTTCGATTTCCTCTCTGACATCGTTCCACTCCAGACCTATAAG GTGCAAAAGGACGCAAATGATGGCCAAGGAAATGAACCTCACCCAGCTTATCAAGTGCTTGAACCTAGTAACATTCCA GTAGAAGAGGATGCGAATGGTAGCCAAGGAAATGAGTTTCACCCGGCTGGCCAAATGGTTCAGCATCAGAAAATTCTA GTGGAAGAGGCAAATGATGTCCAAGGAAATAAATTTGACTTGGCTAATCGTATGGTTCAGCCTCATAACGTTCCA TGCAACTTTCAGGTGCAGGTCCAGGCAAATGATGGTGAAGGATATGAAGTTCACCCAGCTTATCAAATGGTTGAACCTAATAAGACTTCA GTACTTAAGGTGGCAAATGATGGCCAAGGAAATGAATCTAACCCTGCTTATCAATTGGTTCAACCTAATGACATTGCT GTGGAAGAGGACTTGAATGGTAGCCAAGGAAATGAATTTCACCCGGTTTGTCAAATGGTTCAGCCTAATAACATTCCA GCTTCTTTTATCAGTCACCGAGGAATTCCAGTGCCTCTGGTTGATTTATTTCCTGAATTTGAGTTCAATAGTCATGATCTTTTAATGGAAGAGGCAAATGATGTGCAAGGAAATAAATTTCACCTTGCTAATCAAATGGTTCAGCTTCAGAACATTCCA GTGCAAGGAGAAGAAAATGATGGCCAAGGCAATGAATTTGAGCCAGCTTCCAATGTTCAGCCTGATAACATTCCG CTGCAGTTGCTGTACCAATTTCATGTGCGAGGGGAAGAAAATGATGCCCAAGGCAATGAATTTAACCAAGCTTTTAATGTTCAGCCTAATAACATTCCG CTACAGCAGCTGTACCAATTTCAGGTGCGAGGGGGAGAAAATGATTACCAAGGCAATGAATTTGAGCCACCTTCTAATGTTCAGCCTATTTACATTCCG CTGCAGCAGTTGTACCAATTTCAGGTGCGAGGGGAAGAAAATGATGGCCAAGGCAATGAATTTGACCCAGCTTCTAATGTTTTGCCTAATAACAATCCG CAGCTGTATCAATTTCAGGTGCGAGGGGAAGAAAATGATGGCCAAGACAATGAATTTGAGCCAGCTTCTAATGTTCAGCCTAATAACATTCCG CTGTACCAATTTCAGGTGCGAGGGGAAGAAAATGATGGCCAAGGCAATGAATTTAACCAAACTTCTAATGTTTTTAACATTCCG CTGCAGTTGCTGTACCAATTTCAGGTGCGAGGGGAAGAAAATGGTGGCCAAGGCAATGAGTTTAACCAAGCTTTTAATGTACAGCCTGATAACATTCCG CTGCAGCAACTGTACCAATTTCAGGTGCGAGGGGGAGAAAATGATTACCAAGGCAATGAATTTGAGCCACCTTCTAATGTTCAGCCTATTAACATTCCG CTGCAGCAGTTGTACCAATTTCAGGTGCGAGGGGAAGAAAATGTTGGCCAAGGCAATGAATTTGACCCAGCTTCTAATGTTCAGCCTAATAACATTCTG CTGCAGCAGCTGTACCAATTTCAGGTGCGAGGGGAAGAAAATGATGGCCAAGGCAATGAATTTAACCAAGCTTCTAATGTTTTTGACATTCCG CTGCAGTTGCTGTACCAATTTCAGGTGCGAGGGGAAGAAAATGATGGCCAAGGCAATGAATTTAACCAAGCTTTTAATGTTCAGCCTGATAACATTCCG CTGCAGCAGCTATACCAGTTTCAGGTGCGAGGGGGAGAAAATGATTACCAAGGCAATGAATTTGAGCCACCTTCTAATGTTCAGCCTATTAACATTCCG CTGCAGCAGCTGTACCAATTTCAGGTGCGAGGGGGAGAAAAAGATTACCAAGGCAATGAATTTGAGCCACCTTCTAATGTTCAGCCTATTAACATTCCG TTTCAGGTGCAGGCGGAGGCAAATGATGGCCAAGGAAATGAATTTCACCCAACTTATCAAATGGGTCAACCTAATAACATCCCA GCTTCTTTCATCATTCCAGAGCCTCTCATGCTACCACCTCTGATCAATTCATCCCCTGAACCTGAGTTTGACATAGGTGAATTTTTAATGGACATTGAGGAGGGACTTTAA